A stretch of Endozoicomonas sp. SCSIO W0465 DNA encodes these proteins:
- a CDS encoding IS1595 family transposase, with amino-acid sequence MQSELFQNCIDSISTLTSEQRDILNNSLLSTQIEVTEVVETTDSEPVYSESIPNNDNATPDVEKSILAQFAENPRCPKCKSHSVGRWGIRNGRQRYHCKTCDSTFNAFSGTPLARLRHPEKWNKYLAGMTHSMVLRPAAAENAIDLKTAFRWRHRFLEVINNDQAEELCGITELDETFFRESFKGQREGLPRPTRKRGNDPNKARKVPVMVARDRNRNTVDGVLENESANELCRHLNGRISIQATVCADAHLAHEKLADKLGFVFKELVTSAGQHVVEGIYHIQTVNSYHSHLKRWIGGVFQGVATRYLPHYLAWRRELTAAKKLTVGRLISRITEHWCFQPLTVT; translated from the coding sequence ATGCAATCTGAACTCTTCCAGAATTGTATTGATTCCATTTCAACATTAACCAGTGAACAGCGAGACATTCTTAACAACTCGCTCCTTAGTACTCAAATAGAGGTTACCGAGGTAGTAGAAACCACTGACTCTGAACCTGTTTACAGTGAATCTATACCCAATAACGATAATGCAACACCTGACGTAGAAAAGAGCATACTTGCCCAATTTGCCGAAAACCCCAGGTGCCCCAAATGCAAAAGCCATAGCGTTGGTCGCTGGGGCATACGAAATGGCCGACAGCGCTACCACTGCAAGACTTGCGACTCAACGTTTAACGCCTTTAGTGGAACGCCTTTGGCAAGGCTCAGGCACCCTGAAAAATGGAACAAGTACCTCGCAGGTATGACTCACTCTATGGTCTTGCGACCAGCTGCTGCTGAGAATGCCATTGACTTGAAAACTGCGTTCCGCTGGCGTCACCGCTTTCTTGAAGTGATTAATAATGATCAAGCAGAAGAGCTTTGTGGCATTACTGAGCTTGATGAAACATTTTTCCGTGAATCCTTCAAAGGGCAAAGAGAAGGCCTTCCACGGCCAACCCGAAAGCGGGGTAATGATCCCAACAAAGCCCGAAAAGTCCCGGTAATGGTGGCTCGGGACCGTAATCGAAATACCGTTGACGGTGTATTAGAAAACGAAAGTGCTAATGAATTGTGCAGGCATTTAAATGGCCGCATATCGATACAGGCCACGGTCTGTGCGGATGCACACCTCGCTCACGAAAAACTTGCTGACAAGCTTGGATTTGTCTTCAAGGAGCTGGTGACATCAGCAGGTCAACATGTTGTTGAAGGCATCTACCACATCCAGACTGTAAATTCTTATCACAGTCATTTAAAACGCTGGATTGGTGGCGTATTCCAAGGGGTTGCAACTCGTTACCTTCCCCATTATCTGGCCTGGAGGCGAGAACTGACGGCAGCAAAAAAATTAACTGTTGGCCGGTTGATCAGCAGAATTACTGAACATTGGTGCTTCCAACCATTAACGGTAACTTAG
- a CDS encoding IS66 family transposase, which translates to MNRPVRTRMPGAVGRAGERPALTRLKNSNSPDHSDDLSADKGTDPSDEKPNPKSLRQSSGNKAGGKKGHQGTCLKQVDIPDYIEYLPVKECNKCQASLLDSEPVKYIERQVFEPGRPGEFEVTAHRAEVKICTCGCRNQAEFPEGVTAAAQYGSATQAMAVYLNQYHFLPFKRVSEYFNTLYKMSVSAGTVANFVARTYENLASTEEVIRDALRESSVAGADETGMRAEGSLHWLHVMRDEQWTLYYLSEKRGREAMDTMGILLTFAGVLVHDHWKSYFAYAATHVLCNAHHLRELLG; encoded by the coding sequence TTGAACCGCCCGGTGCGGACCCGCATGCCGGGTGCTGTGGGGAGGGCTGGAGAAAGACCGGCCCTTACCCGATTAAAAAACAGTAATTCTCCAGATCATTCTGACGACCTTTCCGCAGATAAAGGTACCGATCCATCGGATGAAAAACCCAATCCTAAAAGTCTGAGACAGTCTTCTGGTAATAAAGCCGGTGGAAAGAAAGGGCATCAGGGCACTTGTCTTAAACAGGTCGATATCCCTGACTATATTGAGTACCTTCCGGTTAAAGAATGCAATAAATGTCAGGCGTCTCTTCTTGATAGTGAGCCGGTCAAATATATTGAACGACAGGTGTTTGAACCAGGGAGACCGGGTGAATTTGAAGTAACGGCCCATAGAGCTGAAGTAAAAATCTGCACTTGTGGTTGTCGGAATCAGGCTGAATTCCCGGAAGGTGTTACCGCTGCCGCACAATATGGCTCAGCCACACAGGCTATGGCCGTCTATCTTAACCAATACCATTTCCTGCCTTTTAAGCGCGTGTCAGAGTATTTTAATACTCTCTATAAAATGAGTGTAAGTGCAGGCACTGTCGCCAATTTTGTGGCCAGAACCTATGAAAATCTGGCTTCTACTGAAGAGGTTATTCGTGACGCCTTGCGGGAATCGTCTGTTGCCGGAGCCGATGAAACGGGTATGCGGGCCGAGGGCTCTTTGCACTGGCTACACGTTATGCGGGATGAACAATGGACGCTCTACTACTTGTCTGAAAAGCGAGGTCGTGAGGCCATGGACACGATGGGCATACTGCTAACATTTGCAGGCGTTCTGGTTCATGATCATTGGAAATCCTATTTTGCATATGCGGCAACTCACGTACTTTGCAATGCCCATCACCTGAGGGAGCTTTTGGGCTAA
- a CDS encoding transposase — protein MLPTINGNLAELLGVVDRDSNQLALRLMKLLRLSWHYCKGFKTIGMLQMPSVVCERIEKIYDRLLQRALMKEVVYMEKQREELKRKKVKNTKAYNLFKRLTEFKAETLRFMSDFTIPFDNNGSERDVRMAKLKQKISGCFRSADGGSMFARIRSYLSSARKQGMDIYQSLHRAVRNYCNMPLLSAE, from the coding sequence GTGCTTCCAACCATTAACGGTAACTTAGCCGAGCTTTTGGGTGTTGTTGATAGGGACAGCAATCAACTGGCGTTGCGATTGATGAAGCTACTGAGGCTTTCCTGGCATTACTGCAAGGGCTTTAAGACCATAGGTATGCTACAGATGCCAAGTGTTGTCTGTGAACGAATCGAGAAGATTTATGACCGGTTGCTTCAGCGGGCTCTAATGAAAGAAGTCGTCTATATGGAGAAGCAACGAGAGGAGCTTAAGCGCAAGAAAGTCAAGAATACTAAAGCTTACAATCTCTTCAAACGACTCACTGAGTTCAAGGCTGAGACACTGCGCTTCATGTCAGATTTTACCATTCCCTTCGATAACAATGGCAGTGAGCGGGATGTTCGAATGGCCAAGTTAAAGCAGAAAATCTCAGGCTGCTTCAGGAGTGCAGACGGTGGTTCTATGTTTGCACGGATTCGCAGCTATTTGTCGTCTGCCAGAAAACAGGGAATGGACATATATCAATCACTTCATAGAGCTGTTCGGAATTACTGTAATATGCCTTTGCTCAGTGCTGAATAG